From one Haloarcula sp. DT43 genomic stretch:
- a CDS encoding DICT sensory domain-containing protein, protein MSLTELIAGVEDHRKTLTIFNAGPKAAEDLRERFADRNVRVQTEQTESGRPGEFITLSDDGEVIAAASLDSFTDSLDEGRQYITRENSPYASILDHLDETMFTSWSIQRMTAASREIEDRAWRVGQGALHAGFQTLSTLQGELDLYERLGETDVDVHAYAVPDIEPPEHSTFSLHLERSDEIADSWFVVFDGGGDPTQKCALLAEEREPREFYGFWTYDESTVDWIVDYLEETYGYLEQ, encoded by the coding sequence ATGTCGTTAACGGAACTCATCGCCGGCGTCGAGGACCACCGAAAGACGCTGACTATCTTCAACGCCGGGCCGAAAGCGGCCGAAGACCTCCGCGAGCGCTTCGCGGACCGCAACGTCCGCGTCCAGACCGAGCAGACCGAGAGCGGGCGGCCGGGGGAGTTCATCACTCTCAGCGACGACGGGGAGGTCATCGCGGCCGCGAGCCTCGACTCGTTTACCGACTCGCTCGACGAGGGACGACAGTACATCACGAGGGAGAACAGCCCGTACGCGTCGATTCTCGACCACCTCGACGAGACGATGTTCACCTCGTGGTCCATCCAGCGGATGACCGCCGCGTCGCGCGAGATAGAGGACCGCGCGTGGCGGGTGGGCCAGGGGGCCCTCCACGCTGGCTTCCAGACGCTCTCGACCCTGCAGGGCGAACTCGACCTCTACGAGCGGCTGGGCGAGACCGACGTGGACGTCCACGCCTACGCCGTCCCCGACATCGAACCGCCCGAGCACAGCACCTTCTCGCTGCACCTGGAGCGGTCCGACGAAATCGCCGACTCGTGGTTCGTCGTGTTCGACGGCGGCGGCGACCCGACCCAGAAGTGCGCCCTGCTGGCGGAAGAGCGCGAGCCACGCGAGTTCTACGGCTTCTGGACCTACGACGAGTCGACGGTCGACTGGATTGTCGACTATCTGGAGGAGACGTACGGCTACCTCGAACAGTGA